In Actinomycetota bacterium, the genomic window GCTCGGTCACGGCCTTGGGGGTGCCGGAGCCGAACTCGACGCTGGCCGGGGTCTCCCGCGGCCCCATCTTGTCGCGGCTGGGACGGATCGAGACCAGCACCGACTCGTGGTGGCCGTGGTAGGAGCCCTCGATCTTGACGATCTTGTCGCGGCCGGTGACCCCGCGGGCCAGCCGGATGGCGTCCATGGTGGCCTCGGTGCCGGAGTTGGTGAAGCGCATCTGGTCGATCTTGAAGCGCCGGCAGAGCTCCTCGGCCAGCAGGGTGGTCTCGGCCACCGGCTGGGCGAAGTGGGTGCCGATGGCCGCCCGCTCGGACAGGGCCTCGACGATCCTGGGGTGGCTGTGGCCGACGGCCATCACCCCGAAGCCGTTGTGGTAGTCGGAGTACTCGTTGCCGTCGACGTCCCAGACGCGGCTGCCCTTGGCCCGCTCGAAGAAGATCGGGTAGGGCGGGGCGTCCTGGAAGCTGGAGGCGACCCCCAGGGGCAGCGAGGCGAGCGAGCGCTCGCGCCACTCCCGCGACTTGGGGGTGCGCTCGTGGACGAGCTGGGTCCTGGCCTTGGTGAGGCTGTCGATCCGCTCCTGGTCGGGCCGTCGGCCCATGCTGATCACGCTCCTGGACGCTCCGAGGATCTCTTCGTCTTCCGTTGAGACTAGGCTAGACTACTTCGAACTGCGTCACTTGGCAAAGGAATCGGGAGGTAGTTCGTATGCCCAGGACGGCGAAGGTCGACGACCTCGACCGGCGCATCGTGGCCGCCCTGCAACGCGACGGGCGCCGCCCCTTCACCAGCATCGGCAGGGAGCTCGGCCTGTCCGAGGCGGCCGTGCGCCAGCGGGTGGCCCGGCTCCAGGCGGCCGGGATCATGCAGGTGGTGGCCGTGGCCGACCCGATGACCCTCGGCTACCAGGCCATGGCCATGGTCGCCATCTCGGTCGACGGCCGCGCCCTCAAGCAGGTCGCCGAGGCCGTCGGGCGCCTGCCCGAGGTGTCCTACCTGGTCCTGACGGCCGGCTCCTTCGACATGCTGGCCGAGGTGGTGTGCCAGGACAACGACCACCTGCTGCGGCTGCTGTCGGAGGACCTGGCCGGGATCGAGGGGGTCCGGGAGACCGAGACCTTCATGTACCTCCGGCTCCTCAAGGAGGCCTACACCTGGTCGGTGGCCCCGGCCGAGGCCTCGGCCGACGCCGGCTGACCCCGATGCCCGGCCCGCGCCCGCCCCCGGCTGGCGGTTGTGTGACCGCCCCCTCCGGGGGGAAGCTGGGAGATCATGCTGGCATCGCTCACCGGCCTCGGCCTGTCGGCGGCGGCGGGCCTGAACGCCTACATCCCGCTGCTGCTGGTCGGCGTCCTGGCCCGCTACACCGACGTCATCACCCTCCCCCAGCCCTACCAGTGGATCCAGAGCGGCTGGGCCATCGCCATCGTCTCGGTCCTGCTGGTGGCCGAGGAGATCCTCGACAAGGTGGCCGTCGTCGACCACATCAACGACGCCGTCCAGACCTTCGTCCGCCCCACCGTCGGCGGGGTCATCTTCGCCGCCACCACCGCCGCGGCCGAGGTCGACAACTCCACCTGGATGCAGGAGCACCCCTGGGCCGGCATCCTCCTCGGCGCCGTCGTCGCCGGCGTCGTCCACGCCACCAAGGCCACCGCCCGCCCCCTCGTCAACGCCACCACCGTCGGCACCGGCACCCCGGTCGTCAGCGCCGCCGAGGACGCCGCCTCCCTCGGCATGAGCCTGATCGCCGTGTTCATCCCGATCCTGGTCGTGGTCGTCCTGCTCCTGCTCGCCTGGGCGGCGTTCGCCATGTACCGGAGGGTCCGGCGAAGGCGGAGACCGGCGGTGACCGACGGCTGAGACCCAGGGTCAGGGTCGCGAGCTGCTGGACCGTGGTGCCTCCGGGTCAGCGAGGAGGCTCCGGGTTGGTGGGGCGCTTGTCAGGCCATCGGACCGTAGAGGGCGCGGGCGCGGGAGGCCAGGTCCTCGGGGAGGGCGACCAGCAGCGCGGTCGCCTCGGCGCCGACCTCGCCGGATGGCAGCAGCAGGCGGGACCAGGTGCGGACCCGCCTCCCTCTGGTGTCGGTGAGGCCGGCGACCAGGGGGAGGGGGGCGTCGTAGGGGACCTGGGCGCGGTAGCGGACGTCCATGGTGGCGGTGGCGGCCCAGATGCCGGCCAGCAGTATCGACGCATACCCCATGACCTCGTCCAGCGCTGTCGCCGACAGGCCGCCGTGGAGGACGCCGGGGTAGCTCTGGAACTCGGGGCGGGGGTGGAGGGTGGCCAGGACCTGGTCGCCTTCGCGGCGGATGTCGTTCAGGTGCATGCCGATGGGGTTGGCGTCGCCGCAGGCGAAGCAGTGGCGGGCTCCGGCCGGGAGCACGTCGTCGCGGGTCATGGGACCGTCGCCGTCGGGACCGGGCATGGACGCTCCTCGATGGTGGGTGGGCAGGTAGGCTACGCCTGCCGCGAACGTGCGCTCAGGAGGTCTGGTTTGGCTGCCGTCACCGATGACGCTCTGCGCCGGCTGCCCAAGGCCGAGCTGCACATCCATCTCGACGGGTCGTTGCGGCCGGCGACGGTCGAGGAGCTGGCCCGGGAGGTGGGGCTGGTGGCGGCGGACGCGCCCGCGGGGGCGGCGATGGCCAGGGTGCGGGTGACCCGGCGGGCGGGGCTGCTGGAGGCGCTCGCCGGGTTCGAGGTGCTGCTGCCGTTGCTGCAGACCAAGGAGCATCTGGCCAGGGTGACCACCGAGCTGGTCGAGGACCTGGCCGCGGACGGGGTGGTCTACGCCGAGCTGCGGTTCTGCCCGCGGCTGAACACCACCCAGGGGCTGACCGTCGACGAGGT contains:
- a CDS encoding Lrp/AsnC family transcriptional regulator codes for the protein MPRTAKVDDLDRRIVAALQRDGRRPFTSIGRELGLSEAAVRQRVARLQAAGIMQVVAVADPMTLGYQAMAMVAISVDGRALKQVAEAVGRLPEVSYLVLTAGSFDMLAEVVCQDNDHLLRLLSEDLAGIEGVRETETFMYLRLLKEAYTWSVAPAEASADAG
- a CDS encoding DUF4126 domain-containing protein, which codes for MLASLTGLGLSAAAGLNAYIPLLLVGVLARYTDVITLPQPYQWIQSGWAIAIVSVLLVAEEILDKVAVVDHINDAVQTFVRPTVGGVIFAATTAAAEVDNSTWMQEHPWAGILLGAVVAGVVHATKATARPLVNATTVGTGTPVVSAAEDAASLGMSLIAVFIPILVVVVLLLLAWAAFAMYRRVRRRRRPAVTDG
- a CDS encoding PaaI family thioesterase, with translation MPGPDGDGPMTRDDVLPAGARHCFACGDANPIGMHLNDIRREGDQVLATLHPRPEFQSYPGVLHGGLSATALDEVMGYASILLAGIWAATATMDVRYRAQVPYDAPLPLVAGLTDTRGRRVRTWSRLLLPSGEVGAEATALLVALPEDLASRARALYGPMA